Proteins from one Archocentrus centrarchus isolate MPI-CPG fArcCen1 chromosome 8, fArcCen1, whole genome shotgun sequence genomic window:
- the antkmt gene encoding adenine nucleotide translocase lysine N-methyltransferase codes for MDDDTQDEAFADLKSRPLGGWGVAQIGVGTGLAVYGMWVGILQPGFRKVPLRLQVPYIPASRAQVQNVMTLLRGRKGDLVDLGSGDGRIVLEAHQYGFSPAVGYELNPWLVRLARFHAWRAGHHGKVSYRREDLWKVDLTKCKNVTVFLAPSVLSLLQEKLQTELPDDALVVAGRFPFPDWKPCRIEGHGVDRAWAYSVQAQRQHTVNKNDDLTAT; via the exons ATGGATGATGACACACAAGATGAGGCATTTGCTGATCTGAAGTCCAGGCCCCTTGGAGGATGGGGTGTTGCTCAGATAGGCGTTGGCACTGGGCTTGCTGTATATGGCATGTGGGTGGGAATTCTCCAGCCCGGCTTCCGAAAAGTCCCCTTGAGGCTACAG GTCCCCTACATTCCTGCCAGCAGAGCCCAAGTACAAAATGTAATGACATTGTTAAGGGGTAGAAAGGGAGACCTTGTGGATTTAGGATCTGGTGATGGTCGTATT GTCTTGGAGGCCCATCAGTATGGTTTCAGTCCTGCTGTTGGTTATGAGCTCAACCCCTGGCTTGTTCGCCTGGCCCGATTTCATGCGTGGAGAGCAGGGCATCATGGAAAGGTGTCGTACCGACGGGAAGACCTCTGGAAG GTGGACCTGACAAAATGCAAGAATGTCACAGTGTTTTTGGCTCCTAGTGTG ctTTCATTGTTGCAGGAGAAGTTGCAGACCGAGCTGCCTGATGATGCTTTAGTGGTGGCAGGTCGTTTTCCCTTCCCTGACTGGAAACCTTGCAGAATTGAGGGACATGGTGTGGACAGAGCTTGGGCATATAGCGTGCAAGCACAAAGACAGCACACTGTCAACAAAAATGATGACCTCACAGCCACATAG